In the genome of Telluria beijingensis, one region contains:
- a CDS encoding flagellar brake protein gives MIEAELEDWHDYEVRSRREVVALLRQIGEKNQLIRMLIKGEADVCVTSILAVDEDSDTVVLDRSVDRAQNERIVAAGRVKCETTLDKIRILFSVEALATTTWRGEPALRADIPPTLIRLQRREYYRMPTPVTNPVRALIPVPVDAGGGMGVFPLHDISVGGIALLDARLQLGTTVGRVIEGCRIELPEIGPIATSLEIRNSLDLTLLNHKTSRRLGCQFVDISRGGLAAVQRYITKLERERNAKLAGLA, from the coding sequence ATGATTGAAGCGGAACTGGAAGACTGGCACGATTACGAAGTCCGATCGCGCCGCGAGGTCGTGGCGCTGCTGCGCCAGATCGGCGAAAAGAACCAGCTGATTCGCATGCTGATCAAGGGCGAGGCCGACGTATGCGTGACCTCGATCCTGGCGGTCGACGAAGACAGCGACACCGTGGTCCTGGACCGCTCGGTGGACCGCGCCCAGAACGAACGCATCGTGGCCGCCGGCCGCGTCAAGTGCGAGACCACGCTCGACAAGATCCGCATCCTGTTCAGCGTCGAGGCCCTGGCCACCACCACCTGGCGCGGCGAGCCCGCGCTGCGCGCCGACATCCCCCCGACCCTGATCCGCCTGCAGCGGCGCGAATACTACCGCATGCCCACCCCGGTCACCAATCCGGTGCGCGCCCTGATCCCGGTGCCGGTCGACGCCGGCGGCGGCATGGGCGTGTTCCCGCTGCACGACATCAGCGTCGGCGGCATCGCCCTGCTCGACGCCAGGCTGCAACTGGGCACCACCGTCGGCCGCGTGATCGAAGGCTGCCGCATCGAGCTGCCCGAGATCGGCCCGATCGCGACCTCGCTCGAGATCCGCAACTCGCTCGACCTGACCCTGCTGAACCACAAGACCAGCCGCCGCCTGGGCTGCCAGTTCGTCGACATCTCGCGCGGCGGCCTGGCGGCGGTGCAGCGCTATATCACCAAGCTGGAACGCGAGCGTAACGCGAAGCTGGCGGGGTTGGCCTGA
- a CDS encoding EscU/YscU/HrcU family type III secretion system export apparatus switch protein: MPDAADKRRQNAVALAYSAGEKAPTVVAKGSGLVAEQIIRRAQDAGVFVHESKELVSLLMQVDLDREIPPALYRAIAELLAWLYHIESARQHGGLLPPAPDPTPHLPLAPAARTDASND, from the coding sequence ATGCCTGATGCGGCCGACAAGCGGCGCCAGAACGCCGTGGCGCTGGCCTACAGCGCCGGCGAGAAGGCGCCCACCGTGGTGGCCAAGGGCTCCGGCCTGGTGGCCGAACAGATCATCCGGCGCGCCCAGGATGCGGGCGTGTTCGTGCACGAATCGAAGGAGCTGGTGTCGCTGCTGATGCAGGTCGATCTCGACCGCGAGATTCCGCCGGCCCTGTACCGGGCAATTGCGGAACTGTTGGCATGGCTATATCATATAGAGTCGGCTCGACAACATGGTGGGCTATTGCCTCCCGCGCCCGACCCGACGCCCCACCTCCCATTGGCACCAGCGGCAAGGACAGATGCAAGCAATGATTGA
- a CDS encoding flagellar protein FliT → MTTMTMSGQEVVTVYETMVGITERMLDAATSNEWDRLAELEQECARHANRLKANEGGAPLGGQERLRKVNAIRRMLDADRQIRDLTSPWMAHLASMMKSTSTERRVVRAYGV, encoded by the coding sequence ATGACGACGATGACGATGAGCGGACAGGAAGTCGTGACGGTGTATGAAACCATGGTCGGCATCACCGAGCGCATGCTCGATGCGGCCACCTCGAACGAGTGGGACCGCCTGGCCGAGCTGGAACAGGAATGCGCGCGCCACGCGAACCGGCTGAAGGCGAACGAAGGCGGCGCGCCGCTGGGCGGCCAGGAACGCCTGCGCAAGGTCAACGCGATCCGCCGCATGCTCGACGCCGACCGCCAGATCCGCGACCTGACCTCGCCGTGGATGGCGCACCTGGCCTCCATGATGAAAAGCACCTCGACCGAACGCCGCGTGGTGCGCGCCTACGGCGTCTGA
- the fliS gene encoding flagellar export chaperone FliS — MFGTPKRGVGAYATVGLETGVAAASPHKLVVMLYDGVIVALLSAINGIKSSNIGIKGSAISKAITIIDNGLRASLDKKAGGEIAQNLDALYDYMSRRLLEANIKNDAAIVEEIHGLMANLREAWVQIGEQQETGEPMPPPIQKAPTLMSA; from the coding sequence ATGTTTGGAACCCCGAAACGCGGTGTAGGTGCTTATGCAACGGTCGGCCTGGAAACCGGCGTCGCCGCCGCTTCGCCGCACAAGCTGGTCGTGATGCTGTACGACGGCGTGATCGTCGCCCTGCTCAGCGCCATCAACGGCATCAAGTCGTCGAACATCGGCATCAAGGGCAGTGCGATCTCGAAAGCGATCACGATCATCGACAACGGCCTGCGCGCCTCGCTCGACAAGAAGGCCGGCGGCGAGATCGCCCAGAACCTGGATGCCCTGTACGACTACATGAGCCGCCGCCTGCTGGAAGCGAACATCAAGAACGACGCCGCCATCGTCGAAGAAATCCACGGCCTGATGGCGAACCTGCGCGAAGCCTGGGTCCAGATCGGCGAACAGCAGGAAACCGGCGAACCGATGCCGCCACCGATCCAGAAAGCCCCAACCCTGATGAGTGCTTGA
- a CDS encoding flagellar hook-length control protein FliK, which translates to MLPRELVGSVTPVTPARAAEPAADPRQQAFAREVAPLLGQAIRGAVQARLTDGTFVVRFADTQARMQLPPGAQVGAEVPLTLVGLHPRPTFQVGAQATTAFAEAGPAPQDDADAPGAPLSYREGAAVGRAAGLGLLASSAALGAQAFAGGTEAKNTTLSPTAQALAGVLAAAQKADSQLSAIVGRAPLVGGPGADPAALAAGLQQAFGKSGLFYESHLAEWARGGRPLSELANEPQQQAAQNGARPNPQDPATAQFISMQLAAQEQSQLAWKGQLWPGQPMEWDVQREAHGDEGEGEQAIWHSRLRLRFPQLGELEARLRMVNGALQVSFAAADDDTAALLRQHAPQLAGALEVVGTPLAGFDARAAAAATGDGDA; encoded by the coding sequence ATGCTGCCGCGTGAACTCGTCGGCAGCGTCACGCCTGTCACCCCGGCGCGGGCGGCCGAACCCGCCGCCGACCCGCGCCAGCAGGCCTTCGCGCGCGAGGTCGCGCCGCTGCTGGGCCAGGCGATCCGGGGCGCGGTCCAGGCCAGGCTGACGGACGGCACTTTCGTCGTCAGGTTCGCCGACACCCAGGCCCGCATGCAGCTGCCGCCCGGCGCCCAGGTCGGCGCCGAGGTGCCGCTGACCCTGGTCGGCCTGCATCCGCGGCCCACCTTCCAGGTCGGCGCCCAGGCCACCACCGCCTTTGCCGAAGCCGGCCCCGCGCCGCAGGACGATGCCGATGCGCCCGGCGCGCCGTTGTCGTATCGCGAAGGCGCCGCCGTCGGGCGTGCCGCCGGCCTGGGTCTGCTCGCGTCCAGCGCGGCGCTGGGCGCGCAAGCCTTCGCCGGCGGCACCGAAGCGAAGAACACGACCCTGAGTCCCACCGCCCAGGCCCTGGCCGGCGTGCTGGCCGCGGCCCAGAAGGCCGACAGCCAGTTGTCCGCCATCGTCGGCCGCGCGCCGCTGGTCGGCGGCCCCGGCGCCGATCCGGCGGCGCTCGCCGCCGGCCTGCAGCAGGCCTTCGGCAAGAGCGGCCTGTTCTACGAATCGCACCTGGCCGAATGGGCGCGCGGCGGGCGGCCGCTGTCCGAACTGGCGAACGAACCGCAGCAGCAGGCCGCGCAGAACGGCGCGCGCCCCAATCCGCAGGATCCCGCCACCGCCCAGTTCATCAGCATGCAGCTGGCGGCCCAGGAGCAGTCGCAGCTGGCCTGGAAAGGCCAGTTGTGGCCGGGCCAGCCGATGGAGTGGGACGTGCAGCGCGAAGCCCATGGCGATGAGGGCGAGGGCGAACAGGCCATCTGGCACTCGCGCCTGCGCCTGCGCTTTCCGCAACTGGGCGAACTCGAGGCCCGGCTGCGCATGGTGAACGGCGCGCTGCAGGTGAGTTTCGCGGCGGCCGACGACGATACCGCCGCCCTGCTGCGCCAGCACGCCCCGCAACTGGCCGGCGCGCTCGAGGTGGTAGGCACGCCGCTGGCCGGCTTCGATGCGCGGGCGGCGGCCGCGGCGACGGGGGATGGCGATGCCTGA
- a CDS encoding HD domain-containing phosphohydrolase produces the protein MHTAARATSSSLSLPAASLHGHDTVPLSQAMALLAIVGDLSMGQPIDGSARAARLAARVAAAAGGDAAACEHARMVTLLRWSGCTANASGFAVLMGDDVGGRHALVSRNLNPQQAKQLADTTALAEIHCEVSGDIAAMMGLPAAVESGLRNIWEQVDGNGNPQRLRGDAVPDVVFHANLGGDLEILTRVHGAERALEMVAQLGDVKYPARLVALAAPHARAWLDELEFAEEQAPPPDFLPVSVPLTLVADMIELKLPWLAGYSRRVAVLAQEAAQLAGLPEAQQRLLARAALLHGIGRAAVANTVWERSGRLSVADWEAVRLVPYWTARAGSRIDGLGPEAQLASHVYERLDGSGYFRSLDADTLGAPQRLLGAAAAHVALRSPRPWRAAHEPAAAIALLEAQVTGGRFDRAAVDAVLAAAAGVRAASGTTGSAGAGVPARAMLSVREAEVLQRISLGESNKEAARALRISPSTVRTHVESIFRKLGCSTRAAATLKALTLGLI, from the coding sequence ATGCACACGGCCGCGCGCGCAACTTCTTCTTCCCTGTCGCTCCCCGCGGCCAGCCTGCACGGCCACGACACCGTCCCCCTGTCGCAGGCGATGGCGTTGCTCGCCATCGTGGGCGACCTGAGCATGGGCCAGCCGATCGATGGCTCGGCGCGCGCCGCGCGCCTGGCCGCGCGGGTGGCGGCGGCCGCCGGCGGCGATGCCGCGGCCTGCGAACACGCGCGCATGGTGACGCTGTTGCGCTGGTCGGGCTGCACCGCCAATGCGTCAGGCTTCGCCGTCCTGATGGGCGACGACGTGGGCGGCCGCCATGCGCTGGTCAGCCGCAACCTCAACCCACAGCAGGCAAAGCAACTGGCCGACACCACCGCGCTGGCCGAGATTCACTGCGAAGTCTCGGGCGACATCGCCGCCATGATGGGATTGCCGGCCGCGGTCGAAAGCGGCTTGCGCAATATATGGGAGCAGGTCGACGGCAACGGCAATCCGCAGCGCCTGCGCGGCGACGCGGTGCCCGACGTGGTGTTCCACGCCAACCTGGGCGGCGACCTCGAGATCCTGACGCGCGTACACGGCGCCGAGCGCGCGCTGGAGATGGTCGCGCAACTGGGCGACGTCAAATATCCGGCGCGCCTCGTGGCCCTCGCGGCGCCCCATGCGCGCGCCTGGCTCGACGAGCTGGAATTCGCGGAGGAGCAGGCGCCGCCGCCGGATTTTCTTCCGGTATCGGTGCCGCTCACGCTGGTGGCCGACATGATCGAACTCAAGCTGCCCTGGCTGGCCGGCTATTCGCGCCGCGTCGCCGTGCTGGCGCAAGAGGCGGCGCAACTGGCCGGCCTGCCGGAAGCGCAGCAACGCCTGCTGGCGCGCGCCGCCCTGCTGCACGGGATCGGGCGCGCCGCCGTGGCCAATACCGTGTGGGAGCGAAGCGGCAGGTTGAGCGTGGCCGACTGGGAAGCCGTGCGCCTGGTGCCCTACTGGACCGCGCGCGCCGGCAGCCGCATCGACGGCCTGGGGCCGGAGGCGCAACTGGCCTCGCACGTCTATGAACGGCTCGACGGCAGCGGGTATTTCAGGAGCCTGGACGCGGACACCCTCGGCGCGCCGCAGCGCCTGCTGGGCGCGGCGGCCGCCCACGTCGCATTGCGTTCGCCGCGGCCGTGGCGCGCGGCCCATGAGCCGGCTGCGGCCATCGCCCTGCTCGAAGCCCAGGTGACGGGCGGGCGCTTCGACCGCGCTGCGGTGGATGCCGTGCTGGCGGCGGCGGCGGGCGTTCGCGCCGCGTCGGGGACCACCGGCAGCGCCGGCGCAGGCGTGCCGGCGCGCGCCATGCTGTCGGTGCGCGAGGCCGAGGTCTTGCAGCGCATCAGCCTGGGGGAGAGCAACAAGGAGGCCGCGCGCGCCTTGCGCATCAGCCCCAGCACCGTGCGCACCCACGTCGAGAGCATCTTCCGCAAACTCGGCTGCTCGACCCGGGCCGCCGCCACCCTCAAGGCCCTGACCCTCGGCCTGATCTAG
- a CDS encoding carboxymuconolactone decarboxylase family protein, whose translation MSARFNLFAQAPANLKAMINLSTTNRQGAIGERLFELVQLRVSQVNGCGVCIDMHWRDLIKQGADPRHLNSLAAWRESPFFSERERAALAWADAVNALPQRDDTDAAWPALREHFSENEIAELGYTIAAIRGWNVINLSLRNQIPVHPAPGM comes from the coding sequence ATGTCCGCACGTTTCAACCTGTTCGCCCAGGCGCCCGCCAACCTCAAAGCCATGATCAACCTGTCGACGACCAACCGCCAGGGCGCGATCGGCGAGCGCCTGTTCGAGCTGGTCCAGCTGCGCGTCTCGCAAGTCAATGGCTGCGGCGTCTGCATCGACATGCACTGGCGCGACCTGATCAAGCAGGGCGCCGATCCGCGACACCTGAACTCCCTGGCCGCATGGCGCGAATCGCCGTTCTTCAGCGAGCGCGAACGCGCCGCCCTGGCCTGGGCCGACGCCGTCAACGCGCTGCCGCAGCGCGACGATACCGACGCCGCGTGGCCGGCCCTGCGCGAACATTTCAGCGAGAACGAGATCGCCGAACTTGGCTATACTATCGCCGCGATTCGCGGTTGGAACGTCATCAACCTGAGTCTGCGCAACCAGATTCCGGTGCATCCCGCCCCGGGCATGTAA